One genomic region from Jilunia laotingensis encodes:
- a CDS encoding GDSL-type esterase/lipase family protein, producing MKSVFLCFLLISSVLSAVAQEPVKVACIGNSITYGSGIDNRELNSYPAQLQRMLGDGYMVSNFGKPGATLLNKGHRPYMQQDEFRQALKFAGDVVVIHLGINDTDPRDWPNYRDYFVTDYLALIDSFKVVNPKARILIARMTPIADRHPRFESGTRDWHGEIQQAIETVARHTGLELIDFHEPLYRYPFMLPDAIHPTAEGAGILARIVYSAMTGDYGGLHLPEIFSDNMVLQRNSSLEIRGTANAGKEVTVSIAGQKKKTQVSLDGNWTVRLESLQAGGPYTLVVRSENQIKSFSNVMVGEVWLCSGQSNMEFMLKQATTARKDIPLGNNEQIRLYDMKARWRTNSVEWDGAVLDSLNHLQYYQDTKWSVCSPSTVSDFSAIAYYFSKMLQDSLQVPVGLICNAIGGSPTEAWISREALEYDFPAILHNWRQNDFIQEWVRNRASLNIKQATCTLQRHPYEPCYLFESGILPLEQFPIKGVIWYQGESNAHNYEAHEKLFHLLIDSWRKNWNMPKLPFYYVQLSSIDRPSWPWFRDSQRSMMADIPYSGMAVSSDYGDSLDVHPRNKKPVGERLARWALHDTYGMVHVVPSGPLFRCADFRQGAAYITFDYAEGMHTSDGQPIKTFEIADTEGIFYPAQAEVIGNRIKVYSEKVKSPRYVRYAWQPFTRANLVNSAGLPASTFRSY from the coding sequence ATGAAAAGTGTATTCTTGTGTTTCCTGCTGATAAGTTCGGTTTTATCTGCGGTCGCTCAGGAACCTGTAAAGGTGGCTTGTATTGGTAATAGTATTACTTATGGTTCGGGAATAGACAATCGTGAACTGAATTCTTACCCCGCCCAATTGCAGAGAATGCTGGGAGATGGATATATGGTCAGTAATTTTGGTAAACCCGGAGCTACCTTGTTGAATAAAGGACATCGTCCTTATATGCAACAAGATGAATTCCGGCAAGCTTTGAAATTTGCGGGAGATGTGGTAGTCATTCATTTGGGAATAAATGACACTGATCCCAGGGACTGGCCAAATTATAGAGATTATTTTGTTACAGATTATTTAGCATTGATTGATTCTTTTAAAGTGGTCAATCCGAAAGCCCGGATTTTGATAGCACGTATGACTCCGATTGCCGACCGCCATCCTCGTTTTGAATCGGGCACACGTGACTGGCATGGTGAGATACAACAAGCCATAGAAACTGTAGCTCGGCATACTGGTTTGGAATTGATTGACTTCCATGAACCACTTTACCGGTATCCTTTCATGCTTCCTGATGCCATACATCCTACCGCTGAGGGGGCGGGAATTCTTGCCCGAATAGTCTATTCTGCCATGACCGGTGATTATGGCGGCTTGCATTTGCCTGAAATATTCAGTGATAATATGGTGTTACAACGTAATTCCTCTCTGGAGATACGGGGAACTGCCAATGCCGGAAAAGAGGTGACGGTCAGCATCGCTGGACAGAAGAAAAAGACACAAGTCTCTCTTGATGGAAATTGGACGGTGCGACTTGAATCTTTACAGGCAGGGGGACCCTACACGTTAGTGGTGAGATCTGAAAACCAGATAAAATCTTTTAGTAATGTAATGGTTGGCGAAGTCTGGCTCTGTTCCGGACAGTCCAATATGGAGTTTATGTTGAAACAGGCTACCACTGCCCGAAAAGATATCCCCCTCGGTAATAATGAACAAATTCGTTTATATGACATGAAAGCCCGTTGGCGAACGAATTCAGTGGAGTGGGACGGTGCGGTTCTCGATTCTTTGAATCATTTACAATACTATCAAGATACTAAGTGGAGTGTTTGTTCGCCTTCCACTGTATCGGATTTTTCGGCTATAGCTTATTATTTTAGTAAAATGTTGCAGGACAGTTTGCAAGTACCGGTCGGTTTGATTTGCAATGCCATAGGCGGATCTCCTACCGAGGCATGGATTAGCCGCGAGGCATTGGAATATGATTTCCCCGCTATCTTGCATAATTGGAGGCAAAATGATTTTATACAGGAATGGGTACGTAATCGTGCTTCTTTAAATATAAAACAGGCAACATGTACACTTCAACGCCATCCTTATGAACCCTGTTATCTTTTCGAATCGGGCATTTTACCCTTGGAACAGTTTCCTATTAAGGGAGTGATCTGGTATCAAGGCGAATCGAATGCCCATAATTATGAGGCTCATGAAAAATTGTTTCATCTACTCATTGACAGTTGGCGCAAAAACTGGAACATGCCGAAACTTCCTTTCTATTATGTGCAACTTTCTTCCATTGACAGACCTTCTTGGCCTTGGTTCCGTGACAGCCAAAGGAGCATGATGGCAGATATTCCTTACTCCGGAATGGCTGTTTCCAGTGATTATGGAGATTCGCTTGATGTCCATCCCAGGAACAAGAAACCCGTAGGTGAACGTTTGGCACGATGGGCGTTGCATGATACCTATGGAATGGTTCATGTGGTTCCTTCAGGACCTCTTTTCCGTTGTGCAGACTTCCGGCAAGGGGCTGCTTATATTACATTCGATTATGCAGAAGGTATGCATACTTCAGATGGACAGCCTATAAAAACATTTGAAATTGCAGATACGGAAGGGATTTTTTATCCGGCTCAAGCAGAGGTGATCGGCAACCGGATTAAAGTTTATAGTGAGAAAGTGAAATCTCCCCGTTACGTTCGTTATGCGTGGCAACCCTTTACCCGTGCTAACTTGGTCAATTCAGCCGGATTGCCTGCTTCTACTTTCCGGTCTTATTGA
- a CDS encoding GDSL-type esterase/lipase family protein: MKRNWLIIMLLFIAVAGNAQENKYSTFYYQRATLFEKLPVNSKDIIFLGNSITNGAEWAELFQNKHVKNRGISGDICMGVYDRLDVILKGKPAKIFLLIGINDVSRGTHTDTIVHRIGMIADKIKTDSPKTKLYLQSLLPVTDYYGKFSNHTAHWKDIEKINKGLMQIAEDKNLTYIDLYSHFVDTQTGKMKREYTNDGLHLLGKGYMKWVEIVKPFVEEK, encoded by the coding sequence ATGAAACGTAATTGGCTTATTATTATGTTGCTGTTTATTGCGGTAGCCGGCAATGCTCAGGAAAATAAATACTCTACATTTTATTACCAACGTGCGACGTTATTTGAAAAGTTGCCCGTGAATTCAAAGGATATTATTTTTCTTGGCAACAGTATAACCAATGGGGCAGAATGGGCTGAATTGTTCCAAAACAAACATGTCAAGAACCGGGGCATCAGTGGGGATATTTGCATGGGTGTGTATGACCGTTTGGATGTTATTTTAAAAGGAAAACCTGCCAAGATATTTTTACTTATCGGTATAAACGATGTGAGCCGGGGGACACATACTGACACGATCGTTCATCGTATTGGGATGATTGCCGATAAAATAAAGACAGATTCGCCAAAAACCAAGTTATACCTGCAAAGTCTGTTACCCGTGACCGATTATTATGGAAAATTCTCCAATCATACCGCCCATTGGAAAGATATTGAGAAAATTAATAAAGGGCTAATGCAAATTGCTGAAGATAAAAACCTGACTTATATCGATCTGTATTCTCATTTTGTTGATACACAGACTGGTAAGATGAAACGCGAGTATACGAATGACGGTTTGCATCTATTAGGAAAGGGATATATGAAATGGGTGGAAATTGTCAAACCTTTTGTTGAAGAAAAATGA
- a CDS encoding cyclically-permuted mutarotase family protein, with protein sequence MIIEIKQRCLLICYLATLLFPMVSCSSEASPRKQRVCIQQMSGFPNEESGFSLGVSACYAGIIGDRLIIAGGCNFPGKPASEGGEKRFYQGIYSAKITSDTTLVWSQVGELPFSAAYGVSISHSGKLFIIGGNNSERSFSSVFSISLTDSGKAVLDTLPSLPVTLDNMAGAILDNALYVVGGNENGMPASSVYSFCLDAPQKGWREEIPFPGVPRVQPVCAVQNGLLFIWGGFCPRVGERDANVAMDGYCYQPLKKVWEPIMGAGIKEADEKLTLTGGTSTAMSDSLIVCTGGVNKDIFWDAISGKYSFIPRENYLTQPVDWYRFNKNLMVYDIRHNCWATWGEYSCLARAGAVAVGNGRELFIIGGELKPGIRTTEIDRLIIE encoded by the coding sequence ATGATAATCGAAATAAAACAGAGATGCTTATTAATCTGTTACCTTGCAACACTCCTGTTTCCGATGGTCTCGTGTAGCTCTGAGGCCTCCCCCCGGAAACAGAGAGTTTGTATTCAACAAATGTCCGGTTTCCCCAATGAGGAATCCGGCTTTTCGTTGGGTGTATCTGCCTGTTATGCAGGTATTATTGGTGATCGGCTGATAATTGCCGGGGGATGTAATTTTCCCGGGAAACCGGCATCCGAAGGAGGAGAAAAGCGTTTTTATCAAGGTATTTATTCTGCAAAAATAACTTCTGATACGACTTTGGTATGGAGTCAGGTTGGAGAATTGCCATTTTCGGCTGCCTACGGAGTTTCTATTTCACATTCAGGGAAACTTTTTATAATCGGTGGAAACAACTCTGAAAGAAGCTTTTCATCAGTATTCAGTATTTCTTTGACTGATTCGGGCAAAGCCGTTTTGGATACATTACCCTCTCTGCCTGTGACTCTTGATAATATGGCAGGTGCTATTTTGGATAATGCCTTATACGTAGTAGGAGGAAATGAAAACGGTATGCCTGCTTCTTCCGTATATTCTTTCTGCTTGGATGCACCACAAAAAGGGTGGCGTGAAGAAATTCCATTTCCCGGTGTACCACGCGTGCAACCTGTTTGCGCTGTTCAAAATGGTTTGTTATTTATTTGGGGTGGTTTTTGTCCGCGTGTTGGTGAGCGAGATGCCAATGTTGCAATGGATGGATATTGTTATCAGCCTTTAAAGAAAGTTTGGGAGCCTATAATGGGAGCCGGTATAAAAGAGGCCGATGAAAAACTAACTTTAACAGGAGGTACCTCAACTGCCATGTCGGACAGTCTTATTGTATGTACCGGGGGTGTAAATAAGGACATTTTTTGGGATGCTATCAGTGGAAAGTATTCTTTTATTCCACGAGAGAATTACCTCACACAACCGGTGGATTGGTATCGGTTCAATAAAAATCTAATGGTATATGACATTCGCCATAATTGTTGGGCTACATGGGGAGAGTACTCTTGTTTGGCACGCGCTGGAGCCGTGGCAGTAGGAAATGGAAGAGAACTTTTCATTATAGGTGGTGAATTAAAACCGGGTATCCGGACAACGGAGATCGATAGACTAATCATTGAGTAA
- a CDS encoding creatininase family protein, with protein MNKEIDLSLTSYGKVKDLKYDLVALPWGATEPHNLHLPYLTDCILAHDIAVDAALRSKERYGVRCMVMPPVSMGSQNPGQRELNFCVHARYETQKAILTDIVASLYVQGIRVLVIINGHGGNCFKNMIRDLSVDYPDFLIATTDWFAVLPAKDYFDAPGDHADEVETSVMMHYHPELVNLAEAGEGNYKPFAMRSLQEKVAWIPRNWQKVSEDTGIGNPKLSTPEKGKRFASAVADKYAELFAGLVNESIYQ; from the coding sequence ATGAATAAAGAAATTGATTTATCCCTGACATCTTATGGGAAGGTGAAAGACCTGAAATATGATTTGGTAGCACTTCCGTGGGGAGCGACTGAACCTCATAATCTTCATTTGCCCTATTTGACTGATTGTATTTTGGCGCATGATATAGCGGTTGATGCTGCACTTCGTTCCAAAGAACGGTATGGCGTGCGTTGTATGGTTATGCCGCCTGTGAGCATGGGATCTCAAAATCCCGGACAACGTGAACTGAATTTTTGTGTACATGCCAGATATGAGACACAAAAGGCCATATTGACTGATATTGTTGCTTCTCTTTATGTACAAGGTATCCGTGTATTGGTTATTATTAACGGTCATGGTGGGAATTGTTTCAAAAATATGATTCGCGATTTATCCGTTGATTATCCTGATTTCCTGATAGCTACTACGGATTGGTTTGCTGTCCTTCCTGCTAAAGATTATTTTGATGCACCGGGCGATCATGCCGATGAAGTGGAAACTTCGGTGATGATGCATTACCATCCCGAACTTGTGAATCTTGCAGAAGCTGGTGAAGGGAATTATAAACCTTTTGCCATGAGATCGTTGCAGGAAAAAGTAGCATGGATTCCCCGAAACTGGCAGAAAGTATCAGAAGATACAGGCATTGGCAATCCTAAACTTTCTACCCCTGAAAAAGGAAAGAGATTTGCTAGTGCTGTTGCCGATAAATATGCAGAATTATTTGCCGGACTAGTTAATGAATCAATTTATCAATAA